A single window of Nicotiana tomentosiformis chromosome 1, ASM39032v3, whole genome shotgun sequence DNA harbors:
- the LOC104112853 gene encoding probable 2-oxoglutarate-dependent dioxygenase AOP1.2, whose product MESQRVIPVIRFSQENMSPSSSCWISTCQDVKKAFEIYGCFLAIYEEISMEQCKELFRELEKLFDLPVETKAKNTSKTPYFGYIGPESYTRPLYESMGIENATNLESVQSFTNLMWPSGNTHFCGLLHYHAKQMLELDNMVTRTMFASYGVDKYHKSCVKSKGNLVRVMKYGVPKSDEPNVGLPPHSDKGFTTILHQNQVNGLEIETKDGHWISVEFPPSSFIVIAGDALKEWSNDRIHAVTHRVTMSGNESRYSLGQFSHPQKIGTLEELIVSSSAV is encoded by the exons ATGGAATCCCAAAGAGTCATTCCTGTTATCAGATTTAGCCAAGAAAATATGAGCCCAAGTTCAAGTTGTTGGATTTCAACATGCCAAGATGTTAAAAAAGCTTTCGAAATCTATGGCTGTTTCTTAGCAATCTATGAAGAAATTTCAATGGAGCAGTGTAAAGAACTTTTCCGGGAATTGGAGAAGTTGTTTGATTTACCTGTGGAGACCAAAGCTAAAAACACTTCGAAAACTCCTTATTTTGGTTATATTGGACCAGAATCCTATACTCGGCCTCTTTATGAAAGCATGGGAATTGAGAATGCCACCAATCTTGAATCAGTTCAAAGCTTCACAAATCTCATGTGGCCTTCTGGAAATACTCATTTTTG TGGACTACTTCATTACCATGCAAAGCAAATGCTGGAACTAGACAACATGGTGACAAGAACGATGTTTGCAAGCTATGGTGTGGATAAATATCATAAATCGTGTGTTAAATCTAAGGGTAACCTTGTTCGTGTCATGAAATATGGAGTTCCAAAGTCCGATGAGCCTAACGTTGGTCTTCCACCTCATAGTGACAAGGGCTTCACTACTATACTCCATCAAAATCAAGTAAATGGTTTGGAGATCGAAACAAAGGATGGTCATTGGATTTCTGTAGAATTTCCTCCTTCATCCTTTATTGTTATCGCGGGTGATGCACTTAAG GAATGGAGCAACGACAGAATACATGCTGTTACACATAGAGTTACAATGAGtggaaatgaatcaagatatTCACTTGGGCAATTTTCACATCCACAGAAGATAGGAACACTAGAAGAGCTCATTGTTTCATCCTCTGCAGTTTAA